Proteins encoded within one genomic window of Rhododendron vialii isolate Sample 1 chromosome 1a, ASM3025357v1:
- the LOC131316524 gene encoding L-type lectin-domain containing receptor kinase SIT2-like, which produces MTSTPVSVYFLILLIFCLNPLAMAVDENQFVYNGFHGANIHLDGAKIHSNGLLQLTNTSKQQIGRAFYQLPIRFDTSSSRLGQDLSFSTHFVFAIVPEITNLSCCGMAFVISPSTDFTQALGMQYFGLLNISSNGQPSNHLLAIELDTLTNTEFNDTNDNHVGIDINSLVSNVSATVMYYSNRERINRSLQLVSGSPMHVWIDYDGFENVLNVTLAPIRSPKPDQSLLSTHINLSSILLDSMYVGFSAATGILVTGNNYILGWSFNKSGKAQGLEISKLPSLPHQKKHGLGTTGLGIIVSMTIVVIGLTITIIGAFYVLRRKKYQEVREDWEREYGPHRFSYKDLFKATKGFIDEELLGAGGFGKVYRGVLKSSKEQVAVKKVSHNSKQGMREFVTEIVSMGRLRHRNLVQLLGYSRRKGELLLVYDYMPNGSLDKFLFSNEKPVLNWAQRYRIIRGVASALLYLHEEWDQVVLHRDVKASNVLLDSDLNGKLGDFGLAKLYDHGENPETTHVAGTVGYLAPELTRTGKSTTSTDVFAFGAFILEVACGRRPVQLQQLPNEVILVDWVFEKWKEGAILVTSDPRLGGDYLEEEMELVLKLGLLCSRSNAVTRPSMRQVMQYLDGDALLPEIIHDSISVGTTGLGNEAYSDFNMPFPSTIVKCSAPSVSSTESILTSGR; this is translated from the coding sequence ATGACTTCCACACCGGTATCAGTTTATTTTCTGATACTTTTAATATTTTGCTTGAATCCCCTAGCCATGGCTGTAGATGAAAACCAGTTCGTGTACAATGGCTTCCATGGAGCCAATATTCACCTTGATGGAGCGAAAATCCATTCCAATGGTCTTTTGCAGCTAACCAACACTTCAAAGCAACAAATCGGTCGTGCTTTCTACCAGCTTCCAATAAGATTTGATACATCTTCGTCCAGGTTAGGCCAAGATCTTTCATTTTCCACCCATTTTGTGTTTGCCATTGTTCCTGAGATAACAAATCTTAGTTGTTGTGGAATGGCCTTTGTGATCTCACCATCTACGGACTTCACCCAAGCCCTAGGAATGCAGTATTTTGGGCTCCTCAATATTTCTAGCAATGGGCAACCTTCCAACCATCTATTGGCAATTGAGCTCGATACCCTTACAAATACTGAATTCAATGATACAAATGATAACCATGTTGGAATTGATATTAACAGCTTAGTATCAAATGTATCTGCTACCGTCATGTATTACTCCAATAGGGAACGAATAAATCGGAGCTTGCAGCTTGTAAGTGGGAGTCCAATGCACGTTTGGATAGATTATGATGGGTTTGAGAATGTACTCAATGTTACATTAGCTCCTATTAGAAGCCCAAAACCAGATCAGTCTCTTTTGTCAACACACATCAATCTTTCTTCAATTCTGTTGGATTCCATGTATGTTGGTTTCTCTGCTGCTACAGGAATATTAGTTACAGGGAACAACTATATTCTTGGTTGGAGCTTCAATAAAAGTGGGAAAGCACAGGGCCTCGAAATTTCAAAGCTTCCTTCACTTCCTCATCAAAAAAAACACGGTCTAGGAACTACAGGTCTAGGAATTATAGTGTCAATGACAATAGTAGTCATTGGGCTGACTATCACAATTATTGGGGCATTTTATGTGTTGAGGAGGAAAAAGTATCAAGAAGTACGTGAAGATTGGGAGAGGGAATATGGCCCTCATAGGTTTTCCTATAAGGATCTCTTCAAAGCTACCAAAGGTTTCATAGATGAAGAGCTTCTTGGAGCAGGAGGTTTTGGAAAGGTTTATAGAGGAGTACTTAAATCTTCAAAGGAACAAGTTGCAGTCAAGAAAGTCTCCCACAATTCAAAACAAGGGATGAGGGAGTTCGTGACCGAAATTGTTAGCATGGGAAGGCTAAGGCACAGGAACTTGGTGCAGCTCCTTGGCTATAGTCGGCGGAAGGGAGAGCTGCTTTTGGTCTACGATTATATGCCAAACGGAAGCCTTGACAAGTTCCTATTTAGCAATGAAAAGCCGGTCCTCAACTGGGCACAACGTTATCGTATCATCAGAGGAGTAGCATCCGCCCTTCTGTATCTTCACGAAGAATGGGACCAAGTTGTTCTTCACAGAGACGTGAAGGCTAGTAATGTTCTATTGGACTCTGATCTAAACGGAAAGCTAGGGGATTTTGGTCTTGCAAAATTATACGATCATGGAGAAAACCCAGAAACAACCCATGTGGCGGGGACAGTTGGGTACCTTGCACCAGAGCTTACTAGAACCGGAAAGTCAACGACAAGCACTGATGTGTTTGCTTTCGGTGCATTCATTCTCGAAGTAGCTTGTGGAAGGAGGCCAGTGCAGCTACAACAGTTGCCTAACGAGGTGATTTTGGTTGATTGGGTTTTCGAGAAGTGGAAAGAGGGAGCGATTCTCGTGACAAGTGATCCTAGATTGGGAGGAGATTATTTGGAGGAGGAAATGGAGTTGGTTTTGAAACTAGGCCTGCTTTGCTCAAGGTCTAATGCAGTGACAAGACCTAGCATGCGGCAAGTGATGCAATACCTTGATGGAGATGCCCTATTGCCGGAGATAATTCACGATAGCATAAGTGTTGGTACAACAGGTCTAGGTAATGAAGCATATTCTGATTTTAATATGCCATTTCCATCAACCATTGTGAAGTGTTCTGCTCCCTCTGTATCAAGCACAGAGTCAATACTCACTAGCGGTCGGTAA